A stretch of Lagopus muta isolate bLagMut1 chromosome 9, bLagMut1 primary, whole genome shotgun sequence DNA encodes these proteins:
- the DBR1 gene encoding lariat debranching enzyme: MRRAPLLRHGLSAPARCPGGGMKVAVAGCCHGALDKMYETLELLQKRHNVRLDLLLCCGDFQAVRNEADLRCMAVPAKYRHMQTFYRYYSGEKKAPVLTVFIGGNHEASNHLQELPYGGWVAPNIYYLGYAGVVRFRGVRIGGISGIFKSHDYRKGHFECPPYNQQTIRSAYHVRNIEVFKLKQLKHPMDIFMSHDWPRSIYHYGNKKQLLKMKSFFRQEVESNTLGSPAASELLQHLKPNYWFSAHLHVKFAAFMQHETKSKEELPKATKFLALDKCLPHRDFLQIIDIEHDPTAGDSLEYDAEWIAVLKATNSLINVTQSSWNVPENNGLHAKWDYSATEEAIKEVLEELNHDLKIPCNFTLTAACYDPSKPQKNMEPVHTINPQTTEFCAQFGLTDINGRIQQVKEEGSVRGEYEEEEEEMDSSGSAEEPSEYNTDNSGLSSINPDEIMLDDEGGDEDLSTCSVDPSPDHPPEFSASFSDIRIMPDSMAVSSDDAMDSTNEELEKSGVNKQVEEKSLNERPLKRVSGSENGNSGIKIKRRNQAIYAAEDEDETK, encoded by the exons ATGCGCCGCGCGCCCCTTCTGCGTCACGGCCTGTCGGCGCCTGCGCGGTGTCCCGGCGGCGGGATGAAGGTGGCGGTGGCGGGGTGCTGCCATGGCGCCCTGGATAAGATGTACGAGacgctggagctgctgcagaagcgGCACAACGTGCGGCTCGACCTGTTGCTCTGTTGTGGCGACTTCCAGGCCGTGCGCAACGAGGCAGACCTGCGCTGCATGGCCGTGCCCGCCAAGTACCGCCACATGCAGACGTTCTACCG GTACTACTCCGGCGAGAAGAAGGCCCCGGTGCTGACGGTGTTCATCGGCGGGAACCACGAGGCCTCCAACCACCTGCAGGAGCTACCCTACGGCGGATGGGTGGCGCCCAACATCTACTACCTCG GTTACGCGGGCGTGGTGCGGTTCCGCGGAGTGAGGATCGGCGGCATTTCGGGCATCTTCAAGTCGCATGACTACCGGAAAG GCCACTTTGAATGTCCACCATACAACCAGCAAACAATCAGAAGTGCTTACCATGTCAGGAACATCGAGGTCTTCAAACTTAAGCAG TTAAAGCATCCAATGGACATATTTATGTCACATGATTGGCCACGGAGCATATATCACTACGGAAACAAGAAACAGCTGCTTAAAATGAAATCCTTCTTCCGTCAAGAAGTGGAGAGCAACACGTTAGGAAGCCCTGCTGCTTCTGAGCTTCTGCAGCATCTGAAACCTAATTATTGGTTTTCAGCCCATCTCCATGTTAAGTTTGCAGCTTTCATGCAACACGAG ACAAAGTCCAAAGAAGAACTACCCAAAGCAACCAAGTTTTTGGCTCTGGATAAATGTCTGCCTCACAGAGACTTTTTGCAG ATAATAGATATTGAGCATGATCCTACTGCAGGTGACTCACTGGAGTATGATGCTGAATGGATTGCAGTCCTCAAGGCCACCAACAGTCTGATTAATGTGACTCAGAGCTCATGGAATGTGCCTGAAAATAATGGCCTCCATGCAAA GTGGGATTACAGTGCAACAGAAGAGGCCATCAAGGAGGTGTTAGAAGAACTGAATCATGACCTCAAAATTCCTTGCAACTTCACCTTGACAGCTGCTTGTTATGATCCCAGCAAGCCCCAAAAGAACATGGAACCAGTTCACACCATCAATCCACAGACCACTGAGTTTTGTGCCCAGTTTGGCCTCACTGACATCAATGGCAGAATCCAGCAGGTTAAAGAAGAGGGCTCAGTACGTGGAGAgtatgaagaggaagaagaggaaatggaCAGCAGTGGGTCAGCAGAGGAACCTAGTGAATATAATACTGATAACTCTGGGCTTTCGTCCATTAATCCAGATGAAATAATGCTGGATGATGAAGGTGGTGATGAAGATTTGAGCACGTGTTCCGTAGATCCTTCCCCCGATCATCCTCCTGAGTTTTCTGCAAGTTTTTCTGACATCAGGATCATGCCAGATTCCATGGCGGTATCATCTGATGATGCTATGGACTCCACTAATGAGGAACTGGAGAAATCTGGTGTGAATAAGCAGGTGGAAGAGAAGAGCTTGAATGAAAGACCTTTAAAGCGTGTTAGTGGTAGTGAAAATGGGAACAGTGGCATTAAAATTAAGAGAAGGAATCAAGCCATCTATGCTGCAGAGGatgaagatgaaacaaaatag